Genomic DNA from Shouchella patagoniensis:
ATCGATTGCTTTGCCTTTTTATATACAGAATAATGTTAAGGCGGCAGCGCTTTGCGCAATCGAAGAACAAGCCGACCATGCACAATCAAACTTTTTTTACATTCGCATGGGTGAAGGAATTGGTGCTGCTCTCGTCATGGATAGCCAGATCTGGGATGGCGAGACATCAACAGCTGGAGAGATTGGACATCTTAGCGTCAATCCTGATGGTCCTGAATGTAAATGTGGCCAAAAGGGTTGCCTCGAACGCTTAATTGGACAGAAGACATTTCTTGAATGGACAAAGAAAAATGGAACGGTTTATGAAATGCAACTGGAATTAGCGAAATACGGAGAGTATTTATCCATTCCTATCATGAATATGATTCTTCTCGTGAATCCAAGTCATATTATTGTTGATAGTCCTTATAATGATTATGATTCATTTACCGAATCCGTCACAAAAGTGTTGGAGGATCGAAGTAAACGTTCCCTTGGATTAGGTCAGAATGATATTATCTTTAATGAAGAGCCATATAGTGAGCTCGAAGGTGCGGCTCTCGCTATGATTTTGTCTTACGAAGCATAAGACGATCGTGAAAACCTGCCATAAGTTAAGTGGTAGGTTTTTATATTGAGTTAATTTTGATTTGAATCTTATGAATCTATTGGAGTTTAGCTGAATTAGTGATTGATTATATTTGGAAAAAAAGATTTGGTTAATTAGAAAAGAATCGTTTTGTAAGTCTAATGAATCGGATAGAAAGACTCATTAATTTTCTATATTTTCCTTTACTATTTGTATGCATAGTCGATATATATAATTGTGTGCAAACAATTCTAAAAGGGGGAATGAAAATCAATGAAGTATTGCGGTAACTGTGGAAAACAGTTTGATTCAGATCAAATGTTTTGTGGAGAGTGTGGTTATTCTGAAAAGCAAGCACAAGTTGATGGAACGGCAAGGGTGCAAAAAGAGACTCAACCACCACAAGCAACAGAAAAAAGGAAACGAACCAAAAAAGAGAAAATAGTGATCGGAATCGGTGTTGGAGCAGTTGTTTTACTCGCAGGAAGTTATTATGCGGGAAGTACATATGCATCGGCAGAAAAAACAATTGATCGATTTGTTAAGGCCGTTGAATCTGAAAATGTTTCTAACATAGAAAACATTCTTACCCACTGGAGTGGAGAAAATGTAGAAACATTTGAAGCAGAAGCGGTTATTAAATTATTTAATAGTGACCCGTCTAAATTACAAATGACGGCCTCCTCATTAAAATCGGGTGGTCAACATGAAAGCTTTTCCGTCATGCAGGAAGGTAAATTCCTCGGTGTGTTTGACCAACATAAAATTAAATTTATTGAGCAATATGTTGACATACATATTCCATATGATGGAATGACTTTTTCCATTTATGATGAAGAGTTAGAGGGAGAGTATGAAGTAGGAGAGTACATGACGATTGGGCCTATCGCTCCAGGTGCATATGAATTTTCAGCATCTTTGAATAATGAATATACAGATTACACTCATAAAGAGAACGTTCATTTAGAAAGTCAAAGTGCCTATTATGAAACAATTTATTTTGATATGGACATTGATTATGTGACGTTCAGCATGTATGAGAACTTATCGAACGTAGCAATCATGCTAAATGAAAATGAAATTCCAATTGAAGATGGCTTGCTTACAGTCGGTCCATTGTTTATTGATGGAAGCACCTCATATCAAACGGTTTTTAATTTTCCATGGGGCACATCCACCTCAGAGGAAATCCCAATTGAATCAACGTATGAAACGCTCATTGTAGAAGCAGACGTTGATGCAATTAAAGAAGAGCTGGCTGAAGTCATTACTGCATTTGGAGAATCTTATTACGATGCTTATAGTAAAAGTGACTCCGCATTACTCAAGTCAACAAGTAGTGAGTTATTAATCGATACAATAGAAAATTCCTATCATTCGAATTATGGGTATTATTACGCTGCTCAATTTGATGCAACGAATATTTGGTTTGATGAACACACAATTGCTATGAATGATGAAAGTGATATGTCGATCGTGTTACCGGTTGAATTTGAGATTCAATTAAATCAGTCTGCTGATGGGCCAGAAGACGGCTTTTATGAGGAGTACGAGTTTTGTGATATGGAATTGGTCTACGAGGACGAACAAGGGTGGACCATATATGATTGTGAGTTAAGTACATATAGCTGGTTTGCGACTGAAGGTTTTGATACATATGAGGGCTCACAAACCGTTTACGCTTCGACGGGAACTGATAACAGTAGTGAAGAAGGTGAAGGCGAGTCTACATTCATTCGTGATGAAGAATTAGAGGAGTTTATTTATGAATATAATGAAACAGCCGTTGAAGCAATTAATACAGCAGATTTTGCGGTAATTTCTCCATTCATGACAGAAGATGGTCCGATTAAATTGATGCAACAAGAATATTATCAATCACTTTCAGATCGAGGTATTACGCAAACTCATATTGATACACAACTGCAAGAAGTAGAAGAAGTTTCTAGTGATGAATGGATTGTGACGACAAATGAAATCTTTGAGATCCATTATGAAGATGGGGACAGTAGCGAAAAGGAGTTTATTACGAAAAGTACGGTAAAGCTCATTGATAATGAATTGCGTGTTCATGAATTAAATTCAACTGACGAAGTCATTTAAAGGAGAACTGAATATGAAATGTCCTAATTGTGAGAAGGAATTAGTAGCTTCAATGAAATTTTGTACAGCTTGTGGAACAAAGACGGGCGAAGAAGAAGATCGTGTGGAGCAAATAGCTGCCGCACATGAAGTGCGATCAGCCACACAGGGAACACCAAGTGAAAACAAAGGAAGTGCTTTTACAGAACAAGCAGCAACGTTTAGCAAAGGTTTTGGCTTATCGGTTGTTAATATTCTTAAAAATCCACATCACCATGTAAGTAATGCTACATCAAGTGGATTTGGTTATGGAATTGCAGCATTGATTTTATTTTCGCTTATTATACCAATTGCTATCTATAATTTTATATCATCGATATCGTTTTTAAATATTGTCTTAATGGAACTTGAAACAACAATAAATTTTGGAGATATTGTCCCAAGAATGGT
This window encodes:
- a CDS encoding TcaA NTF2-like domain-containing protein codes for the protein MKYCGNCGKQFDSDQMFCGECGYSEKQAQVDGTARVQKETQPPQATEKRKRTKKEKIVIGIGVGAVVLLAGSYYAGSTYASAEKTIDRFVKAVESENVSNIENILTHWSGENVETFEAEAVIKLFNSDPSKLQMTASSLKSGGQHESFSVMQEGKFLGVFDQHKIKFIEQYVDIHIPYDGMTFSIYDEELEGEYEVGEYMTIGPIAPGAYEFSASLNNEYTDYTHKENVHLESQSAYYETIYFDMDIDYVTFSMYENLSNVAIMLNENEIPIEDGLLTVGPLFIDGSTSYQTVFNFPWGTSTSEEIPIESTYETLIVEADVDAIKEELAEVITAFGESYYDAYSKSDSALLKSTSSELLIDTIENSYHSNYGYYYAAQFDATNIWFDEHTIAMNDESDMSIVLPVEFEIQLNQSADGPEDGFYEEYEFCDMELVYEDEQGWTIYDCELSTYSWFATEGFDTYEGSQTVYASTGTDNSSEEGEGESTFIRDEELEEFIYEYNETAVEAINTADFAVISPFMTEDGPIKLMQQEYYQSLSDRGITQTHIDTQLQEVEEVSSDEWIVTTNEIFEIHYEDGDSSEKEFITKSTVKLIDNELRVHELNSTDEVI
- a CDS encoding ROK family transcriptional regulator; this translates as MTSRGTGILREQNEKRVLSLLRKRKEMTRKELMESLKISKNTISIIVNQYIKQGVIQEIGRKQPNKTGRPTILLKLNPAFFETISMVIHSDSIEWSVYNYFLEPLHTDTIYLDTTDVQTCVNKVLDIIEEEQQNRSHVIGVGIAVPGIVDTNNGSIISSVTLNWKNVPLGSYLKQSIALPFYIQNNVKAAALCAIEEQADHAQSNFFYIRMGEGIGAALVMDSQIWDGETSTAGEIGHLSVNPDGPECKCGQKGCLERLIGQKTFLEWTKKNGTVYEMQLELAKYGEYLSIPIMNMILLVNPSHIIVDSPYNDYDSFTESVTKVLEDRSKRSLGLGQNDIIFNEEPYSELEGAALAMILSYEA
- a CDS encoding zinc ribbon domain-containing protein, coding for MKCPNCEKELVASMKFCTACGTKTGEEEDRVEQIAAAHEVRSATQGTPSENKGSAFTEQAATFSKGFGLSVVNILKNPHHHVSNATSSGFGYGIAALILFSLIIPIAIYNFISSISFLNIVLMELETTINFGDIVPRMVIQFLIIQLFILGVIFLVLKIGRVQVHFKEVVARYGGFMIIPVAFALILLLAALLNITVLFWWMIIILSISTTVALFATIYSYSSSRKQEGLDLFYLPILAQFILAVLMYFYFDSQLTSAFNEIYEFIDMFGGSGW